A window of Solanum stenotomum isolate F172 chromosome 3, ASM1918654v1, whole genome shotgun sequence contains these coding sequences:
- the LOC125859070 gene encoding uncharacterized protein LOC125859070: protein MKAQPLYKEKINKWHDAKILKREFKLGNWVLLYNSRLRLFPGKLKSKWSGPFRVTRVLTNGAIEVEGQEGPAFKVNGQRLKLYFGEFQEISLVEVVYLEDA, encoded by the coding sequence ATGAAAGCTCAGCCCCTGTACaaggaaaagataaataaatggcATGATGCTAAAATTCTTAAGAGGGAGTTTAAACTGGGAAACTGGGTGTTACTATACAATTCCCGACTTAGACTCTTTCCAGGaaagctcaagtccaaatggtcAGGACCATTTAGAGTGACAAGAGTACTCACCAATGGTGCCATAGAAGTCGAGGGTCAAGAGGGGCCTGCATTTAAGGTGAATGGGCAACGcttaaaattatactttggAGAATTCCAGGAGATTTCTCTGGTTGAGGTGGTGTACCTGGAAGATGCTTGA